A region of Solibacillus isronensis DNA encodes the following proteins:
- a CDS encoding DsbA family protein, translating into MKNNNMVCDLVTGVCGVAEENELELIDFNKQEKSVDLYYVTDPICSHCWAIEPVIGRFVKQYGKHFNFHTVMGGLLEKWHDGPIDPANGIYKPADVAGHWREVGEYSRMPIDGSLMVDNPVQSSYPPSHVFKVLQKNYSEEIASEYLRRAREALFVFNENISDRSVLVELVNQLGLDGESIVSKAEQPIGQQLLNEDFDLVKTLGVRGFPSIIIVNKENKGVKIVGGQPLQAYIDGLKQVMNAEELQPTEQPSLPTLLKTEKLIFSKEIEVMYDLEKSDVQSFINQKLSPDEYKLHEILGEPYIVSK; encoded by the coding sequence TTGAAAAATAATAATATGGTTTGTGATTTAGTAACTGGGGTTTGTGGTGTGGCTGAGGAAAATGAATTGGAACTAATTGATTTTAACAAACAGGAAAAATCAGTGGATCTTTATTACGTAACCGATCCTATTTGTTCACATTGTTGGGCAATTGAACCTGTAATTGGCCGTTTTGTAAAACAGTATGGAAAGCATTTCAACTTCCATACAGTAATGGGCGGTCTGCTGGAAAAATGGCATGACGGACCGATTGATCCTGCAAACGGAATATATAAGCCAGCTGACGTTGCTGGCCATTGGCGAGAAGTAGGCGAGTATTCAAGAATGCCGATTGATGGATCACTAATGGTGGATAATCCTGTTCAATCATCCTATCCGCCATCTCATGTTTTTAAAGTTCTCCAAAAAAATTATAGCGAAGAAATTGCATCCGAATATTTACGTCGTGCTAGAGAAGCCCTTTTTGTTTTCAATGAGAATATTTCTGATCGGTCTGTTTTAGTGGAACTTGTCAATCAGCTTGGACTTGATGGAGAATCAATTGTAAGTAAAGCAGAGCAACCAATCGGACAACAATTATTAAATGAAGATTTTGACCTTGTAAAAACTCTCGGAGTTAGAGGTTTCCCATCGATCATCATAGTGAACAAGGAAAATAAGGGTGTCAAAATTGTTGGTGGTCAGCCGTTACAGGCCTATATTGACGGCTTAAAACAAGTTATGAATGCAGAGGAACTTCAACCAACAGAACAGCCTTCATTACCTACACTTTTAAAAACGGAAAAACTAATTTTTTCTAAAGAAATTGAAGTGATGTATGATCTGGAAAAATCCGATGTTCAATCTTTTATTAATCAAAAACTTTCACCAGACGAATACAAGTTGCATGAAATTCTTGGTGAACCATATATAGTATCGAAATAG
- a CDS encoding TetR/AcrR family transcriptional regulator, whose translation MKEVKVDPRIRRTRKLIMDAFIDLSSQKEFKDITVKDITAEAMINRATFYYHFEDIYDLLDKSLSEVLLVNLNCETYKSSELNEEVISSIFIAITDFQMSLSTRCHRGYEDTIARIIREQLEIIFYHMLLKQRSNDDEQTIKLMAVMLSWGLYGASVEWKRSIKEVEPESYIKSVLPFIMSGVSGM comes from the coding sequence ATGAAGGAAGTAAAAGTAGACCCTAGAATACGTCGGACACGTAAACTAATAATGGATGCTTTTATAGATCTTTCAAGTCAGAAGGAATTTAAGGATATAACGGTGAAGGATATTACAGCTGAGGCGATGATTAACCGTGCAACTTTCTATTATCATTTCGAAGATATTTACGATCTTTTGGATAAATCATTATCGGAAGTATTATTAGTTAATTTAAACTGTGAGACGTACAAAAGCAGTGAATTAAATGAAGAAGTGATAAGCAGCATTTTCATAGCTATTACAGATTTCCAAATGTCACTGTCTACTCGTTGTCATCGAGGCTATGAAGATACGATTGCTCGAATTATCAGGGAACAGCTTGAAATCATTTTTTATCATATGCTCCTTAAACAGCGATCAAATGATGATGAACAAACAATAAAGCTAATGGCAGTCATGCTGAGCTGGGGATTATACGGAGCTTCTGTGGAATGGAAAAGAAGCATTAAAGAAGTTGAACCGGAATCCTATATTAAATCAGTTTTACCATTTATCATGTCCGGAGTAAGCGGCATGTGA